Proteins encoded in a region of the Stieleria neptunia genome:
- a CDS encoding sulfatase-like hydrolase/transferase: protein MKPVLHAALFASLLFWTHAWLATPCDAADQPNFIVFLADDLGWGDLGCYGHPKIQTPNLDRFASEGVRLTQAYAACGVCSPSRSSILTGRTPYRNGVWRWLPVGNPAHLRESEITIPETLRPLGYQTMHSGKWHLNGYFNSDEQPQPDDHGYDWWFATQNNASPSHKDPINFVRNRKEVGPLQGFSAPLVAEEASAWLKQQRDPNRPFFITVWTHEPHLPIESDPKFQQLYSEIDNPGVRQHHGNVTQLDHAFGNLMKTVDALGLRDDTFVIFTSDNGPEGSGKGNLRKPESQQNRTWGSTGGLRGRKRDSHEGGIRVPGIIRWPGKIQPGTVSDVPVIGSDIFTTVLQIAGAPVPTDRTIDGVNLLPACEGKALQRPVPLFWRTHIAPPASHAAMRIGDWKIIADQKLEKFQLYQIVKDWKEEHDLADEMPEKLAEMKAKFLEVWEGVENEGPKQWWINQADGGKRKRGPKLSEGTDATGDFDVVKGATVTASDLGYLLDTGQSEGFALQKLDAPIQESATFRIQYRSATDSATQNACFCFGATPLNDRLHKAGTMIGMGRHGAFDGSWANVGIGASKRGRFAPTKTFDATVTIDLEHGKLILSVDDTRIEHQLPSTLESVDYVGIYAKNTQAEFSKITRVK, encoded by the coding sequence ATGAAACCGGTTCTCCACGCCGCCTTGTTTGCGTCGCTGCTGTTCTGGACGCATGCATGGCTGGCGACGCCTTGTGATGCCGCCGACCAACCCAACTTCATCGTCTTTCTGGCGGACGATCTCGGCTGGGGCGACCTGGGCTGTTACGGACACCCGAAGATCCAGACGCCGAATCTGGACCGGTTTGCGTCCGAAGGGGTTCGGTTGACGCAGGCCTATGCCGCCTGCGGCGTCTGCTCGCCGAGTCGTTCATCGATCCTGACCGGCCGCACCCCTTACCGAAACGGCGTTTGGCGTTGGCTGCCCGTTGGCAATCCGGCTCACCTGCGCGAGAGCGAAATCACGATCCCCGAGACGCTGCGGCCACTTGGATACCAGACCATGCACAGCGGCAAGTGGCATTTGAACGGCTATTTCAATAGCGACGAACAACCGCAACCCGATGATCACGGATACGACTGGTGGTTCGCAACACAAAACAACGCATCACCGTCGCACAAGGACCCGATCAACTTCGTTCGCAACCGCAAGGAGGTCGGCCCGCTGCAAGGATTCTCGGCTCCGTTGGTCGCGGAGGAAGCGTCGGCGTGGTTGAAGCAACAGCGCGACCCGAACCGACCGTTCTTCATCACCGTCTGGACGCACGAACCGCACCTGCCGATCGAAAGCGACCCGAAGTTTCAACAGCTCTACAGTGAGATCGACAACCCCGGCGTACGGCAGCACCACGGCAATGTCACCCAGCTGGACCACGCGTTCGGCAACTTGATGAAGACGGTTGATGCGTTGGGATTGCGAGACGACACGTTTGTCATCTTCACCAGCGACAACGGCCCCGAAGGCTCTGGAAAAGGCAACCTGAGAAAGCCGGAATCACAACAGAACCGCACCTGGGGCTCCACCGGCGGCTTGCGCGGCCGCAAGCGTGACAGCCACGAAGGCGGAATTCGTGTGCCGGGAATCATCCGCTGGCCCGGAAAGATCCAACCGGGAACGGTCAGCGATGTGCCCGTCATCGGTTCGGACATCTTCACGACGGTGCTGCAGATCGCCGGTGCGCCGGTACCGACCGACCGCACCATCGATGGCGTCAACCTGTTGCCGGCTTGCGAGGGCAAAGCCCTGCAGCGCCCCGTGCCGCTGTTTTGGCGCACCCACATCGCGCCTCCGGCCAGCCACGCGGCGATGAGGATCGGCGACTGGAAGATCATTGCCGATCAAAAACTGGAAAAGTTCCAGCTGTATCAAATCGTGAAAGACTGGAAAGAAGAACATGACCTGGCGGACGAGATGCCCGAAAAGCTTGCGGAGATGAAAGCGAAGTTCCTGGAGGTTTGGGAAGGCGTCGAAAACGAAGGCCCGAAACAGTGGTGGATCAATCAAGCGGACGGCGGCAAACGCAAGCGAGGCCCAAAACTGTCCGAGGGCACCGACGCGACCGGAGACTTTGATGTGGTCAAAGGGGCAACGGTTACGGCGAGCGATCTCGGGTACTTGTTGGATACCGGCCAAAGCGAAGGGTTTGCGTTACAAAAGCTGGACGCTCCGATTCAGGAATCAGCCACCTTTCGAATCCAATATCGCTCGGCCACCGACAGCGCGACCCAAAACGCGTGCTTCTGCTTCGGGGCGACGCCGTTGAACGATCGCTTGCACAAAGCCGGCACGATGATCGGAATGGGCCGCCACGGGGCGTTTGACGGCAGTTGGGCCAACGTCGGGATCGGCGCCAGCAAGCGAGGCCGCTTTGCCCCCACCAAGACATTTGACGCCACGGTGACGATCGATCTGGAGCACGGCAAATTGATCTTGAGTGTCGACGACACGCGGATCGAACACCAATTGCCGAGCACTTTGGAAAGCGTCGACTACGTCGGCATCTATGCCAAGAACACCCAAGCGGAATTCTCCAAGATCACGCGGGTGAAGTGA
- a CDS encoding SRPBCC family protein, with amino-acid sequence MSESSTPIVVEQSFDASKPAVWKAITEREQMVQWFFDNIPEFRAEPGFETQFDIDAGRRIFRHLWKITEVIPEQKIVYDWRYEGFPGSGKVTFELFEENDGSKLRVTNEGIESFPKDVPEFTRESCEDGWTYLLQDNLKHYLDG; translated from the coding sequence ATGAGTGAATCTTCAACACCGATTGTCGTCGAGCAATCGTTTGACGCTTCCAAACCGGCTGTTTGGAAGGCCATCACCGAGCGGGAACAAATGGTCCAGTGGTTCTTTGACAACATCCCCGAATTCCGGGCGGAACCGGGGTTCGAAACCCAGTTTGACATCGACGCCGGCAGACGCATCTTCCGCCATCTTTGGAAGATCACCGAAGTGATCCCGGAACAGAAGATCGTTTATGACTGGCGATACGAGGGATTTCCGGGGTCAGGCAAAGTGACCTTCGAACTCTTTGAGGAAAACGACGGGTCGAAGCTGCGCGTCACCAATGAAGGCATCGAATCGTTTCCCAAGGACGTGCCGGAATTCACGCGCGAAAGCTGTGAAGACGGGTGGACGTACTTGCTGCAAGACAACTTGAAGCATTATCTGGATGGCTGA
- a CDS encoding dodecin, with the protein MVGTSTHSIEEPVQNAIAGASQSVHGMRWFEVVEIRGNLNEGKVDHWQVTVKIGFTLDA; encoded by the coding sequence ATCGTTGGTACATCGACCCATTCGATCGAAGAGCCCGTGCAAAACGCGATCGCTGGCGCGTCCCAGAGCGTGCATGGGATGCGGTGGTTTGAAGTCGTGGAAATCCGCGGCAATCTCAACGAGGGAAAAGTTGATCATTGGCAAGTCACCGTCAAGATCGGCTTCACGCTCGATGCCTAA
- a CDS encoding glycosyl hydrolase family 95 catalytic domain-containing protein, with product MALKTTKAQSAPIAPIQAATDAVDWNETLSRFNPRWDRMPNRWDEAPFLGNGEQGTQVYQTGPRTLHFGVGCSAAHDHRPPARDDLNEKHVEVLNRGRHFIGHLELHTSAPLIAGTAELDLWNAEATGTIRSAGGQLTWRCLVHADEPVIMIDTRGSGDLKDSAFEYIPANAQSPRAVRSRQPRQPANPATLRRGDPNGVQTAIQNLVSGGQTAVAWKVVRSDEGANTSQVIYLSVQHSFPESTAAASAVHAVETASAPPVDRWVSRHRAWWHHYYPLSFLSTGDPYWDAFYWVQQYKLGSATRDKGWIIDNQGPWLQPTAWNATWWNLNAQISHAGPYQANRRGQGSALSHRLSINRENLSLNVDQKYRSDSYGLGRSSSGWDLIAHSGQPGGRPPIDPRIGHETGNLLWALHNVDLEYRYWHDESLRDEVLYPLLVRAVNYYRHFLVEENDGQYHLPPTHSPEYRTVADCTYDLDLLHWGLNRLIELAEEKHQIDAQFEEPLLPKWKQISHKLTPVPTDETGRMIGRNTALTGGHRHWSHLLAVYPLRTLTPETSADRDLIETSLKHWRSFGRSFAGYSSTSAACMAAMLGHGNDAFEYLNGLKHYLRPNTMYSEAGNPVMETPLHGATAMQEMVLQSWGGTLRIFPAVPDAWTDVQFARFRGEGGFLVSARRSAGQNQWVDVFAENQGAVNIDCGFDIERFSADAGVTVQIHQGGKATVHFPANRRVQFFAATMPQTEPVINAIPARGQLHRFGLSGPQPER from the coding sequence TTGGCTCTCAAGACGACGAAGGCCCAATCCGCCCCGATCGCCCCGATTCAAGCAGCGACCGATGCCGTTGACTGGAACGAGACGCTTTCACGTTTCAATCCACGCTGGGACCGAATGCCAAACCGCTGGGATGAAGCCCCCTTTCTTGGCAATGGAGAACAAGGGACGCAAGTTTATCAGACCGGCCCCCGCACCCTGCACTTCGGCGTCGGCTGTTCCGCCGCGCACGACCATCGTCCACCCGCGAGGGACGACCTGAACGAGAAACATGTCGAAGTCCTCAATCGGGGCCGGCACTTCATCGGCCATCTGGAGCTTCATACGTCGGCCCCGCTGATCGCCGGCACCGCCGAACTGGACCTTTGGAATGCCGAGGCGACCGGTACGATCCGATCCGCAGGTGGGCAGCTAACGTGGCGGTGCCTTGTTCATGCGGACGAACCCGTGATCATGATCGACACGCGGGGCAGCGGGGATCTGAAAGACAGTGCGTTCGAATACATCCCGGCGAACGCACAGAGCCCGCGAGCGGTCCGCAGCCGACAACCACGCCAACCGGCAAACCCGGCAACGCTTCGCCGCGGCGACCCCAACGGCGTCCAGACCGCGATTCAGAATCTGGTCTCCGGAGGCCAGACGGCGGTCGCTTGGAAGGTCGTTCGCTCGGACGAAGGCGCGAACACCTCACAGGTGATCTACCTCTCCGTGCAACATTCCTTTCCCGAATCGACGGCCGCCGCATCGGCCGTCCACGCCGTCGAAACGGCATCCGCCCCCCCCGTCGATCGATGGGTCAGTCGGCATCGCGCATGGTGGCACCACTATTACCCGCTTAGTTTCCTGTCCACGGGCGATCCCTACTGGGACGCGTTCTATTGGGTCCAGCAATACAAACTCGGATCCGCCACACGAGACAAAGGATGGATCATCGACAATCAAGGCCCGTGGCTGCAACCGACGGCGTGGAATGCGACCTGGTGGAATCTGAACGCCCAAATCTCGCATGCCGGTCCGTACCAGGCGAACCGGCGGGGACAGGGGAGCGCCCTGAGCCATCGACTGAGCATCAACCGCGAAAACCTGTCACTCAATGTGGACCAAAAGTATCGCAGCGACTCCTACGGCCTGGGGCGTTCCAGTTCCGGATGGGACCTGATTGCCCACAGCGGGCAACCGGGTGGGCGACCGCCCATCGATCCACGCATCGGTCACGAAACCGGCAACCTGCTCTGGGCGCTTCACAACGTCGATCTGGAGTACCGCTACTGGCATGACGAGTCACTGCGAGACGAAGTGCTGTACCCGTTGCTGGTTCGAGCCGTCAATTACTACCGCCATTTTCTGGTCGAGGAAAACGACGGACAATACCACCTTCCTCCGACACACAGCCCCGAATACCGCACCGTCGCCGACTGCACGTATGACCTGGATCTGTTGCACTGGGGATTGAACCGGTTGATCGAGCTGGCCGAAGAGAAACATCAAATTGATGCGCAGTTCGAGGAGCCCCTGCTGCCGAAATGGAAGCAGATCTCGCACAAGCTGACGCCCGTCCCTACCGACGAAACGGGACGAATGATTGGCCGAAACACGGCCTTGACCGGCGGTCATCGCCATTGGTCCCACTTGCTGGCCGTCTATCCGCTGCGGACGTTGACCCCCGAGACATCCGCCGATCGAGATCTGATCGAAACTTCACTCAAGCATTGGCGCAGCTTTGGCCGCAGCTTCGCCGGCTACTCCTCCACCTCCGCCGCTTGCATGGCCGCCATGCTGGGCCATGGCAACGACGCGTTTGAATACCTGAATGGCCTGAAACATTACCTTCGTCCCAACACGATGTATTCCGAAGCCGGCAATCCAGTCATGGAAACGCCACTTCACGGCGCCACTGCGATGCAGGAGATGGTTTTGCAAAGCTGGGGCGGAACGTTGCGAATCTTCCCGGCGGTTCCCGACGCATGGACCGACGTCCAATTTGCCCGGTTTCGAGGCGAGGGCGGATTCCTGGTTTCGGCTCGCCGCTCCGCTGGACAAAACCAGTGGGTCGACGTGTTCGCGGAAAACCAAGGCGCCGTCAACATCGACTGCGGCTTCGACATCGAACGTTTTTCCGCCGATGCCGGGGTCACCGTTCAGATCCACCAAGGCGGCAAGGCGACCGTCCACTTTCCGGCCAACCGTCGCGTGCAGTTTTTCGCCGCCACCATGCCTCAAACGGAACCGGTGATCAACGCGATCCCGGCGCGGGGCCAACTGCACCGCTTCGGTTTAAGCGGGCCGCAACCCGAGCGTTAG
- a CDS encoding DUF1559 domain-containing protein: MQSKKRTGFTLVELLVVIAIIGILVGLLLPAVQAAREAARRMSCSNNFRQIGLGVHNYYAAHKQQPIQGTGTNANSSTGWGAGGGNVTSGGGYSSRRLSFLVGIMPFIEQQGLWDKISNPLRENTNGSVMTGSWNPMGPNPWVQDGYVPWASEIPTLRCPSDPGTGLPAQGRTNYAACLGDSHYVYQYTYPNGNGGSGGYPGGVSLAQVAERSRAGHRGMFRPRVDMKFRDTLDGLSNTILCGEIATDLGDRDARTDPRVVSGSSARAPSAGDSFTDPSICDDMIDPEQPRFWLSTGVTLIPSADDKRGFRWADWGPVFTGFYTIHGPNSPSCILSTFARTYGGTMSASSRHQGGTHVLMGDGAVRFVTDSIDAGNASASVVYYFDNANQNMVGRGSPFGVWGALGSRAGREVISDAL, encoded by the coding sequence ATGCAGTCGAAGAAACGGACAGGCTTTACGCTTGTCGAATTGTTGGTCGTGATCGCGATCATTGGCATTCTCGTCGGCCTTCTGCTTCCCGCGGTTCAAGCGGCGCGAGAGGCTGCCCGCAGGATGAGTTGTAGCAACAACTTTCGGCAGATCGGTTTAGGGGTTCACAACTACTATGCGGCTCACAAGCAGCAACCGATCCAAGGTACTGGGACGAATGCAAATTCATCCACAGGCTGGGGGGCCGGCGGCGGCAATGTGACATCTGGTGGCGGCTACAGTTCCAGACGGCTGAGCTTTTTGGTCGGCATCATGCCGTTCATCGAGCAGCAAGGATTGTGGGACAAGATCTCGAACCCGCTTCGCGAGAACACCAACGGAAGCGTGATGACGGGGTCATGGAATCCGATGGGCCCCAACCCGTGGGTGCAAGATGGCTATGTGCCGTGGGCGTCTGAGATTCCGACCCTGCGCTGCCCGAGCGATCCGGGGACGGGGCTTCCGGCTCAGGGGCGAACCAACTACGCCGCGTGTCTCGGTGACAGCCATTACGTCTATCAATACACCTACCCGAACGGGAACGGCGGATCGGGCGGCTACCCCGGCGGTGTTTCGCTTGCCCAGGTCGCCGAGCGAAGTCGAGCGGGCCACCGCGGCATGTTTCGCCCCCGGGTGGACATGAAGTTCCGTGATACCTTGGACGGTCTTTCGAACACGATCCTGTGTGGCGAGATCGCGACGGATCTGGGAGATCGAGATGCTCGCACCGACCCGCGCGTGGTTTCTGGTTCGTCCGCACGAGCCCCGAGCGCGGGGGATTCTTTCACCGATCCGAGTATCTGTGATGACATGATTGATCCCGAACAACCGCGTTTTTGGCTGTCGACCGGAGTGACGCTGATCCCGTCGGCCGACGACAAACGCGGGTTCCGCTGGGCCGACTGGGGCCCCGTCTTCACCGGCTTTTACACGATCCATGGACCCAACAGTCCCTCCTGCATTCTTTCGACGTTTGCACGGACCTACGGCGGGACCATGTCGGCGAGCAGTCGGCATCAAGGCGGGACGCATGTCTTGATGGGCGATGGTGCGGTGAGGTTCGTCACCGATTCCATCGACGCGGGCAACGCCAGCGCGTCGGTCGTGTACTACTTCGACAACGCCAACCAAAACATGGTGGGGCGCGGCAGTCCCTTCGGTGTTTGGGGGGCGCTCGGAAGTCGTGCGGGTCGAGAAGTCATTTCGGACGCACTGTAG